A genomic segment from Nitratiruptor sp. YY08-10 encodes:
- a CDS encoding HAD-IIA family hydrolase, with product MKFFIDVQGTLIDDKERKPIAGSIECIQALNEKNIPYIIITNNTKHSSQEFLNYLNSLGFPIPKERYIDPLMVLEEVLPKESIAPYGVEGFLQVLQSMGYRFDYHEPKAVVISVKNDYTFDEFAQIDELLLQGASLIGMHQTSLYAKGEKRYPGVGALLAMFEYACGVQSQVVGKPSKLFYKKALKKVGGKFGDVVIISDDPQGDLIGAKKLGMKTVFVLSGKYKSAKEIVPKLPKEYRPDLIYDTIAQAAKALGVL from the coding sequence GTGAAATTTTTCATCGATGTTCAGGGTACTTTAATCGATGATAAAGAGAGAAAGCCTATTGCAGGGAGCATTGAATGTATTCAAGCATTAAATGAAAAAAATATTCCCTATATTATTATTACAAATAATACTAAGCACTCTAGTCAAGAGTTTTTGAATTATTTGAACTCACTAGGCTTTCCAATTCCAAAAGAGCGCTACATTGATCCCTTAATGGTTTTGGAAGAGGTGTTGCCAAAAGAGTCAATTGCTCCGTATGGTGTAGAAGGTTTTTTGCAAGTTTTACAATCGATGGGATATAGATTCGACTACCATGAACCTAAAGCTGTGGTAATAAGTGTCAAAAATGATTACACGTTTGATGAGTTTGCTCAAATTGATGAATTATTACTGCAAGGTGCTTCTTTAATCGGAATGCACCAAACTTCACTGTATGCAAAAGGAGAGAAGCGATATCCTGGGGTAGGTGCACTGCTTGCAATGTTTGAATATGCTTGTGGAGTTCAATCACAAGTTGTTGGAAAGCCCTCTAAGCTGTTTTACAAAAAAGCACTCAAGAAAGTTGGAGGTAAATTTGGAGATGTAGTCATTATTAGTGATGATCCTCAAGGAGATCTAATCGGAGCAAAAAAACTTGGTATGAAAACGGTTTTTGTATTGAGTGGGAAATATAAGAGTGCAAAAGAGATTGTACCAAAACTTCCAAAAGAGTATAGACCCGATTTGATTTATGATACCATAGCTCAAGCCGCAAAAGCATTAGGAGTGTTATAA
- the pth gene encoding aminoacyl-tRNA hydrolase — protein MHLIVGLGNPGPKYERNRHNIGFMVIDRLIERLKPTSISKKEFKGELYKAGSLFLLKPLTYMNLSGQSVLAVKNFYKIDIENIIVVHDDLDLGLGALRFKKGGSSGGHNGLKSIDALIGKEYIRIRFGIGRPQRKEDVVRYVLSDFTQKELECIVPVIDKAADAALALTRLSLDEVRSQYSQKQLNCP, from the coding sequence ATGCATCTTATAGTAGGACTTGGCAATCCTGGTCCCAAGTATGAACGCAATAGACACAATATTGGCTTTATGGTGATCGATCGATTGATCGAACGCCTCAAGCCAACCTCTATTTCCAAAAAAGAGTTCAAAGGTGAACTCTATAAAGCTGGCTCCCTGTTTCTTCTAAAACCCTTGACCTATATGAACCTTAGTGGCCAAAGCGTACTAGCTGTTAAAAATTTTTATAAAATCGATATAGAAAATATTATCGTTGTTCATGATGATTTGGATTTGGGGCTTGGTGCTCTTCGATTCAAAAAAGGTGGGAGTAGCGGAGGCCATAATGGACTCAAATCGATTGATGCGCTTATCGGAAAAGAGTATATACGGATACGATTTGGCATAGGGAGACCCCAAAGAAAAGAGGACGTTGTCCGATATGTCCTCAGTGATTTTACTCAAAAAGAGTTAGAATGCATTGTTCCTGTTATCGATAAAGCTGCTGATGCTGCTTTGGCTTTGACCCGATTATCCCTTGATGAAGTACGGTCACAATATTCGCAAAAACAGCTCAACTGCCCCTAA
- the aat gene encoding leucyl/phenylalanyl-tRNA--protein transferase, giving the protein MIYIPQLSLFSYTFPDPRFASPEGIVAFGGDLSPNRVLQAYKRGIFPWYNEGDPILWWSPDPRLVLYPEDIKISRSLKKSLKKFEVRFDQNFEAVIRNCKDIRSETWILPEIIEVFCELHEMGFAHSVETYQNGELVGGLYGLSLGGAFFGESMFALVSDASKVALVHLTQFAQENGLDFIDCQIPSAHLKRLGAVEISRDQFLQELESALQKPGVFGKWNFKPKNTTL; this is encoded by the coding sequence ATGATTTATATTCCACAACTGAGTCTTTTTAGCTATACATTTCCAGACCCGAGATTCGCGTCACCTGAAGGCATCGTTGCCTTTGGGGGCGATTTGAGTCCAAACAGGGTCCTGCAAGCCTATAAAAGAGGAATATTCCCTTGGTATAACGAGGGTGATCCGATTCTTTGGTGGTCACCGGATCCACGATTGGTACTCTATCCTGAAGATATAAAAATTTCACGCTCATTGAAAAAGAGTCTGAAAAAGTTTGAAGTCCGTTTTGATCAAAATTTTGAAGCGGTTATTCGAAATTGTAAAGATATCAGAAGTGAAACGTGGATTCTCCCTGAAATCATTGAAGTCTTTTGTGAACTGCATGAGATGGGATTTGCTCATAGTGTGGAAACATACCAAAATGGAGAACTGGTGGGAGGACTGTATGGTTTGAGTCTGGGTGGAGCGTTTTTTGGTGAGAGTATGTTTGCTTTGGTGAGTGATGCAAGTAAGGTAGCTCTTGTGCATCTGACTCAATTTGCTCAAGAAAATGGGCTTGATTTTATCGATTGTCAGATTCCAAGCGCACACCTTAAACGTCTGGGAGCTGTAGAAATTTCTAGAGACCAGTTTCTTCAAGAATTAGAAAGTGCTCTTCAAAAGCCAGGAGTTTTTGGCAAATGGAACTTTAAGCCCAAAAATACTACTCTATAA
- the pheA gene encoding prephenate dehydratase: MEEKLNQLREKIDAIDDKVLELLNERMKIVQEVGKLKNSTGAPIYRPEREIAILNRLKSKNSGPLNDAAIEAIFLEIFAVSRNLERPERVAYLGPEGSFTHQAAESRFGAMSEYLPIHSISAVFKAVETGRAKYGVVPIENSIDGVVGETLDLLGKSDLKIVAETYMPIHHSFASLDEKLSNIKKIYSKDIAFGQCRNFLNEHFLDDVELIPVESTAKAAKLASGERGTAAICSNIAAKLYNLPILFENIEDVASNMTRFIILSDFKNRRSGFDKTSILAKLQDRPGALVHFLEDFDKENINLTKIESRPAEDKDFNYWFYIDFDGHIDDENVQKVLQKHIHEIKWLGSYAKSKDSNALQ, from the coding sequence ATGGAAGAGAAGCTCAATCAATTACGAGAAAAGATCGATGCGATCGATGATAAAGTGCTTGAACTACTGAATGAACGGATGAAGATCGTACAGGAAGTTGGAAAACTGAAAAATTCTACAGGTGCTCCCATTTATAGACCCGAAAGAGAAATTGCTATTCTCAATAGGCTCAAATCTAAAAATAGTGGTCCTCTCAATGATGCGGCTATAGAAGCGATCTTTTTGGAAATTTTTGCGGTATCAAGGAATCTGGAGCGACCTGAGAGGGTTGCATATCTTGGACCCGAAGGCAGCTTTACCCATCAAGCTGCGGAGAGTCGATTCGGTGCAATGAGCGAATATCTTCCTATCCACTCGATCAGTGCCGTTTTTAAAGCTGTTGAAACAGGACGAGCAAAGTATGGAGTTGTGCCTATCGAAAACTCTATCGACGGTGTTGTGGGAGAGACTTTGGATCTTTTGGGCAAAAGTGATCTCAAAATTGTAGCTGAAACCTACATGCCGATTCATCACTCTTTTGCATCTTTGGACGAGAAGCTTTCCAATATTAAAAAAATCTATTCAAAAGATATCGCTTTTGGACAGTGTCGGAACTTTTTAAACGAGCACTTTTTGGATGATGTTGAACTCATCCCAGTGGAATCTACTGCCAAGGCGGCAAAGCTGGCTTCTGGGGAGCGTGGAACAGCAGCTATTTGTTCCAATATCGCGGCTAAATTGTACAATCTGCCAATTTTATTTGAAAATATCGAAGATGTGGCCTCCAATATGACTCGATTTATTATTTTAAGTGATTTTAAAAACAGAAGAAGCGGATTTGACAAAACCTCTATCTTGGCGAAACTCCAAGACAGACCCGGTGCACTGGTACATTTCTTGGAAGATTTTGATAAAGAAAATATCAATCTTACAAAAATTGAATCTCGTCCTGCTGAGGACAAAGATTTTAACTACTGGTTTTATATCGATTTTGATGGACATATAGATGATGAAAATGTCCAAAAAGTTTTGCAAAAGCATATCCATGAGATAAAATGGCTTGGAAGTTATGCCAAATCAAAGGATAGTAATGCGCTTCAATGA
- a CDS encoding transaldolase yields the protein MYNNEIHFSLWLDFLEREFIQNEFQKVISQYKITGATSNPAIFKEAILNSSAYQAQLHLLQNKNPKEKYEALAIKDIQMAADVLKPLYDKGDDGFVSIEVDPRLAHDAQGTVQEAKRLFQEIGKENVMIKIPVTPAGCEAIEELVADGIHINATLIFSPYQARECLDAMERGSKKNQNAHKVLSIFVSRFDRKLDPILQSKGLPIGKVGIMNAAKIYNMIKKRDLPYTRALFASTGVKGGAYPAHYYISSLVAPNSVNTAPLSTIEAFVKDGDERPKLPISEEEIDHFFAMLKAHEIDMKQVYHDLLHEGLKAFEEAFEAILQELD from the coding sequence ATGTATAACAACGAGATCCATTTCTCTTTGTGGCTCGATTTTTTAGAAAGAGAGTTTATCCAAAATGAATTCCAAAAAGTAATCAGTCAATACAAAATCACAGGGGCAACAAGTAATCCTGCCATTTTTAAAGAAGCCATTTTAAACTCTTCTGCATATCAGGCTCAGCTCCATCTGCTACAAAACAAAAATCCAAAAGAAAAGTATGAGGCTTTGGCTATCAAAGATATTCAAATGGCTGCCGATGTACTCAAACCCCTTTATGATAAAGGTGATGACGGCTTTGTGAGTATCGAAGTCGACCCGAGACTCGCACATGATGCTCAAGGTACTGTCCAAGAAGCAAAAAGACTTTTTCAAGAGATCGGGAAAGAGAATGTAATGATCAAAATTCCTGTTACTCCCGCAGGGTGTGAGGCAATCGAGGAATTGGTTGCAGATGGCATTCATATCAATGCTACTCTTATTTTCTCCCCATACCAAGCAAGGGAGTGTTTGGATGCAATGGAGCGGGGATCCAAAAAGAACCAAAATGCACACAAAGTGCTAAGCATTTTTGTGAGTCGATTTGATAGAAAACTCGATCCCATTTTACAAAGCAAAGGTTTACCTATTGGGAAAGTTGGTATTATGAATGCGGCTAAAATATATAATATGATCAAAAAAAGAGACCTTCCCTACACCAGAGCCCTGTTTGCGAGTACGGGTGTCAAAGGCGGTGCATATCCGGCGCATTACTATATCTCTTCTTTAGTTGCTCCAAACAGTGTCAATACAGCTCCTCTATCCACCATTGAAGCGTTTGTGAAAGATGGAGATGAAAGGCCGAAACTACCTATTTCGGAAGAGGAGATTGATCATTTTTTCGCGATGCTCAAAGCACATGAGATCGATATGAAGCAGGTATATCACGATCTTTTGCATGAAGGACTCAAAGCTTTTGAAGAGGCATTTGAAGCGATTTTGCAAGAGCTCGATTAA
- a CDS encoding type IV pilus twitching motility protein PilT — protein MLESKYVDVSKLTFETTKKFRKYLKRLVELGGSDVHLKAGSIVRGRVHGEIIPLSSEVITREEALTLAKELLRTRFDELVENKDIDFTYIYNEQIRFRVNLFFQLNGVSGVFRVIPTDIKSIDELGLPITLHKITQMPRGLVLVTGITGSGKSTTLAALIDEINVTRKEHIITIEDPVEFVHQDKKSIINQRNIGQDAKSFSSALKAALREDPDVILVGEMRDLETIEMALHAAETGHLVFSTLHTLDAKETINRIISVFPAEEQNRVRMILASVLEAVVSQRLVRKKNGGRIAAVEILLKTKRIESIIAEGRDLELTEAIEEGKIYGMQTFDQALLDLYKRGLIDMDTALENATSPSDMKLAIKGIVASSAKEAQNMNISLDDGIIDLKEES, from the coding sequence ATGCTTGAATCCAAATATGTCGATGTGAGTAAACTCACATTTGAGACGACAAAAAAGTTTCGAAAATATTTAAAAAGGCTCGTGGAGCTTGGTGGTAGTGACGTACATCTTAAAGCCGGGTCGATTGTACGAGGACGAGTGCATGGGGAGATTATTCCACTTTCATCTGAAGTTATTACGCGCGAAGAGGCTTTAACACTTGCAAAAGAGCTCCTTCGAACACGATTTGATGAGTTGGTGGAGAATAAGGATATCGATTTTACCTATATATATAATGAGCAAATCCGATTTCGTGTCAATCTCTTTTTCCAACTCAATGGAGTCTCTGGCGTTTTTCGTGTTATTCCAACAGATATTAAGTCGATCGATGAGCTGGGTCTTCCCATCACCCTTCATAAAATTACGCAAATGCCAAGGGGATTGGTATTAGTAACCGGGATTACGGGAAGTGGTAAATCTACAACATTAGCAGCTTTGATAGATGAGATCAATGTCACTCGAAAAGAGCATATCATTACCATAGAAGATCCGGTTGAGTTTGTACATCAGGATAAAAAATCTATTATAAACCAGAGAAATATTGGGCAGGATGCCAAAAGTTTTTCAAGCGCATTGAAGGCAGCATTGCGTGAGGATCCAGATGTTATCTTGGTGGGTGAGATGCGAGATCTTGAAACCATAGAGATGGCATTGCATGCGGCAGAAACGGGGCATCTTGTTTTTTCAACGCTCCATACACTCGATGCAAAAGAGACGATCAATAGGATTATCAGTGTCTTTCCAGCTGAGGAACAAAATAGAGTGAGGATGATTTTGGCTTCTGTATTGGAGGCAGTTGTTTCTCAAAGGCTTGTCCGTAAAAAAAATGGTGGACGTATTGCTGCAGTCGAAATTTTACTCAAAACAAAAAGAATTGAATCTATTATAGCTGAAGGAAGAGACCTTGAATTAACTGAAGCCATTGAAGAGGGTAAAATCTATGGGATGCAGACATTTGATCAAGCACTCCTTGATCTTTACAAACGGGGTCTTATTGATATGGATACGGCATTAGAAAACGCAACGAGTCCGTCTGATATGAAATTGGCAATAAAAGGGATTGTGGCAAGCAGTGCGAAAGAGGCACAAAATATGAACATTTCTCTTGATGATGGAATCATTGATTTAAAAGAAGAATCTTAA
- a CDS encoding 50S ribosomal protein L25/general stress protein Ctc, producing the protein MLEGIVRESTGKKATKALRRDGYLIANIYGKDFPNIHAAFKKGDFIRTVRHKEKLAFPVKVGDKELEVVVQEYQKDPVTYDLLHVDLMVAQPGVVTYYMVPIKTVGTPIGLKNKGVLVTSKRRIKVKGAIENIPDSITLDVSNLDVGDAILIRDIELPEGVEHMTAPHVAVVGVVKAK; encoded by the coding sequence ATGTTAGAAGGCATCGTTAGAGAGAGTACCGGAAAAAAAGCTACCAAAGCTTTACGACGGGATGGTTATCTAATTGCCAACATTTACGGGAAAGATTTTCCAAATATTCATGCTGCGTTCAAAAAGGGTGATTTCATCCGGACTGTACGGCATAAAGAAAAATTGGCTTTCCCAGTGAAAGTAGGCGACAAAGAATTGGAAGTCGTTGTTCAAGAGTATCAAAAAGATCCTGTAACATATGATTTGTTGCATGTTGATTTGATGGTTGCGCAACCAGGTGTCGTAACATACTATATGGTACCTATCAAAACTGTTGGAACACCGATTGGTCTTAAGAACAAAGGTGTTTTAGTCACTTCCAAAAGAAGAATCAAAGTCAAAGGCGCTATCGAAAATATTCCTGATAGTATCACACTTGATGTCAGCAACCTCGATGTTGGGGATGCAATTTTGATTCGAGACATTGAACTTCCTGAAGGCGTGGAACATATGACAGCGCCACACGTTGCGGTAGTAGGGGTTGTAAAAGCGAAATAA
- the clpA gene encoding ATP-dependent Clp protease ATP-binding subunit ClpA, with protein sequence MISNQLNSIFKEAVKYAKRHRHEYLTVEHVFLALLNSSDGAKILKEAGADIEIMKRKLTQHLESVLKPLPENIVREPFETVALSRVIENMIRHIQNAEKKEATVGDLLVALFDEEHSYSVYLLKEQGISKLDIMEIVSHQEEVVETKPSKKTDEESYLAKFTIDLLKEAKEGKIDPVIGRDKEIERVMQILCRRKKNNPLLVGEPGVGKTAIAEGLALKIAAGEIPDVLEGASLYSLDMGALLAGTKYRGDFEKRLKGVVEELKAIPNAILFIDEIHTIVGAGATQGGSMDASNMLKPALASGAIKCIGATTYSEFRNFLEKDRALSRRFAKVDVKEPDLETTFKILKGLKSKYETHHKVKYHISALRSAVELSDKYINDRQLPDKAIDLIDEVGASFHLRKKKRAVVTVNDIEDTIAKMVGLPPQRVTSDDLEILKNLEERLKERVLGQEEAVEQLAMAIKRSRAGLNPPNKPIGSFLFVGPTGVGKTELAKELARTMGVHFERFDMSEYMEKHAVSRLIGAPPGYIGYEEGGLLTETIRKHPYTVLLLDEIEKAHPDLINILLQVMDNATLTDNNGNVADFKHVVLIMTSNVGATEANVMGFKQESVSKFDEALKQYFTPEFRNRLDAIVRFRPLSQEIVEGIVDKFIAEVNDQLDNKSITLSLTPKAKKYLAQKGYSPELGARPLARVISEEIKTPLTNEILFGKLRHGGKVKIDEKKGKLAFTIQ encoded by the coding sequence ATGATAAGCAATCAACTCAATTCAATTTTTAAAGAGGCTGTAAAATATGCCAAAAGACACAGACATGAATATTTGACAGTTGAACATGTTTTTTTGGCTCTTCTCAACAGTTCTGATGGAGCCAAAATTTTAAAAGAGGCTGGAGCCGATATTGAAATCATGAAGCGTAAGCTCACCCAGCATCTTGAATCAGTTTTAAAGCCACTACCTGAAAATATAGTACGTGAGCCTTTTGAAACAGTGGCACTTTCAAGAGTGATCGAAAATATGATACGCCACATTCAAAATGCGGAAAAGAAAGAGGCGACTGTTGGTGATCTTCTTGTAGCACTATTTGATGAAGAGCACTCATATAGCGTCTATCTTTTGAAAGAGCAGGGGATTTCAAAGCTTGATATCATGGAGATTGTTTCCCATCAAGAAGAAGTGGTTGAGACCAAACCTTCCAAGAAGACGGATGAAGAGTCCTATCTGGCAAAATTTACAATTGATCTTTTAAAAGAGGCCAAAGAGGGCAAAATCGATCCGGTCATTGGTCGGGATAAAGAGATTGAGAGGGTGATGCAGATCCTTTGCCGACGAAAGAAAAACAATCCTTTGCTCGTTGGTGAGCCTGGTGTCGGAAAAACGGCGATTGCAGAAGGGTTGGCGCTCAAAATTGCAGCGGGAGAAATCCCTGATGTTTTGGAAGGAGCATCTTTATATTCTCTTGATATGGGTGCCCTTTTGGCTGGAACAAAGTACCGGGGCGATTTTGAAAAGCGGCTCAAAGGTGTGGTAGAGGAGCTTAAGGCTATACCAAATGCTATTTTGTTTATTGATGAGATTCATACGATTGTCGGGGCTGGAGCTACGCAAGGAGGCAGTATGGATGCATCCAATATGCTCAAACCCGCCCTTGCCAGTGGAGCGATCAAATGTATCGGTGCGACAACATACTCTGAATTCCGAAACTTTTTGGAAAAAGACAGGGCACTCAGCCGCCGGTTTGCAAAAGTGGATGTGAAAGAACCGGATCTTGAGACAACTTTTAAAATACTAAAAGGGCTCAAATCAAAATATGAAACCCATCACAAAGTTAAATACCATATCAGTGCGTTGAGAAGTGCAGTGGAGTTGAGTGACAAATATATCAATGACAGGCAACTTCCTGATAAAGCGATCGATTTGATCGATGAGGTTGGGGCAAGTTTTCACCTCCGAAAGAAAAAAAGAGCTGTTGTCACAGTCAACGATATTGAAGATACCATCGCAAAAATGGTAGGACTTCCGCCACAGCGAGTAACGAGTGATGATTTGGAAATATTGAAAAATTTGGAGGAAAGACTAAAAGAGCGGGTTCTTGGACAGGAAGAAGCAGTTGAACAGCTGGCAATGGCCATCAAGCGCAGCCGTGCAGGTCTCAATCCGCCAAACAAGCCGATAGGTTCATTTTTATTTGTAGGGCCTACAGGTGTAGGGAAAACAGAACTAGCAAAAGAGCTTGCACGGACAATGGGCGTACACTTTGAGCGCTTTGATATGAGTGAATATATGGAAAAACATGCCGTATCAAGGCTAATCGGTGCGCCTCCGGGATATATAGGATATGAAGAGGGTGGTCTTTTGACAGAGACGATTCGAAAGCATCCATATACGGTGCTTTTGCTAGATGAGATAGAAAAAGCCCATCCAGATCTCATCAATATCTTGTTGCAAGTGATGGACAATGCGACATTGACAGACAACAATGGGAATGTTGCCGATTTTAAACATGTCGTATTAATAATGACAAGCAATGTTGGAGCCACAGAAGCCAATGTTATGGGCTTCAAGCAAGAGAGTGTGAGCAAATTTGATGAAGCGTTGAAACAGTACTTTACGCCAGAATTTCGAAATAGACTCGATGCGATTGTACGGTTTAGACCTCTGTCTCAAGAGATCGTAGAAGGGATCGTGGATAAATTCATAGCCGAAGTGAACGATCAGCTCGACAACAAATCGATCACACTCTCATTGACGCCAAAAGCCAAAAAATATCTCGCACAAAAAGGATATAGCCCTGAACTTGGTGCAAGACCGTTGGCGCGAGTAATCAGCGAAGAGATCAAAACGCCTTTGACGAACGAGATTTTGTTCGGGAAACTACGTCACGGCGGAAAAGTGAAAATCGATGAGAAAAAAGGGAAATTGGCTTTTACGATACAATGA
- a CDS encoding LptF/LptG family permease has protein sequence MIYRYLAINYFKYFVLLLISLTLFFVSLDYFQVFKSLPASANLQILYLYYKSLNAIDLLFPITLIFALIALKNRLIRSNELVAIYALGYSKRGVLMPVFITALFLTIVYLFLHLTSFAYADEYANNIKKYQSLSSATKDLFFKYNNDYVFFEKLYPLNKKAEGVKVYELENQKLKRIIFARSATFQKRSWHLSNATVVKTVDGKLVEQKADLSILQDYKPKILDSVYEGKSSITLIDALEAIKLLKQQSLNVDRIKAIIFYQLLFPFFAPFLMIIIYYFVPVTARITNLNLFLFGATVTSLIVWGFLFTLVKLSFNGSLDAWYAIVLPISLLLVIALYLYKKF, from the coding sequence ATGATATATAGATATCTTGCAATCAACTATTTCAAATATTTTGTACTTCTTCTGATCTCTTTGACACTCTTTTTTGTCAGTCTTGATTATTTTCAAGTTTTCAAGTCGTTACCGGCTTCAGCAAACTTGCAGATTCTCTATCTTTATTATAAATCTTTAAACGCAATCGATCTTTTATTTCCTATTACGTTGATATTTGCTCTCATTGCACTCAAAAATAGATTGATACGCTCCAATGAGCTTGTTGCTATATATGCTTTAGGATATAGCAAACGTGGAGTTTTAATGCCAGTTTTTATCACCGCACTCTTTTTGACTATTGTATATCTTTTTTTGCATCTTACCTCATTTGCCTATGCAGATGAGTATGCGAACAACATCAAAAAATACCAATCACTTTCCAGTGCCACCAAAGATCTTTTTTTTAAATATAACAACGATTATGTTTTCTTTGAAAAACTCTATCCACTTAATAAAAAAGCAGAGGGTGTGAAGGTCTACGAACTTGAAAATCAAAAATTAAAAAGGATCATTTTTGCCCGCAGTGCGACATTTCAAAAAAGAAGCTGGCATCTAAGCAATGCAACCGTAGTAAAAACTGTGGATGGGAAATTGGTGGAACAAAAGGCAGATCTTTCTATTTTACAAGATTATAAACCCAAAATTCTTGATTCAGTATATGAGGGGAAAAGCTCTATTACACTCATTGATGCACTGGAAGCGATAAAACTTTTAAAGCAGCAGTCTTTGAATGTTGATCGAATCAAGGCGATTATTTTTTATCAGCTTCTTTTTCCTTTTTTTGCTCCTTTTTTGATGATTATCATCTACTATTTCGTTCCGGTAACCGCCAGGATTACCAATCTCAATCTGTTTCTTTTTGGTGCTACCGTGACTTCTTTGATTGTCTGGGGATTCCTCTTTACTCTCGTAAAACTTTCCTTTAACGGTTCTTTGGATGCGTGGTATGCTATTGTCTTGCCGATAAGTTTGCTTCTTGTGATTGCCCTCTATCTTTATAAAAAGTTTTAG
- the lysA gene encoding diaminopimelate decarboxylase, which yields MDYRALAQKYDTPLYVYDFNEIAKNYEAIKEAFKARKSIIAYAVKANSNMSLLKHLAKLGSGADCVSIGEVKRALLAGIPNYKIIFSGVGKRDDEIEEALLKDILYINIESEAETYRVEEIAKKIGKVARVSFRVNPNIDPKTHPYISTGLHENKFGVEIETAKKLYLYAKNSPFLNPVAIHFHIGSQLTELEPIKEASAIVANLVRSLQKLDIDIKFFDVGGGLGIRYKDEKTIEPYDYAQAILSTLSGTDMTIVCEPGRYIVGNAGVFLTTVLYEKQNGKKRFIIVDGAMNDLLRPSLYNAYHEVEVVGKSGDESLADVVGPVCESGDFLAKNRMLPQTEHGDIVVVKSAGAYGFVMASNYNTRPRPAEVAIENGQDRLIRERESFEYIIEKEIRFMV from the coding sequence GTGGATTACAGAGCCTTAGCACAAAAATATGATACGCCTTTATATGTGTACGATTTTAATGAAATTGCAAAAAATTATGAAGCTATCAAAGAGGCTTTTAAAGCAAGAAAGTCGATTATCGCGTATGCTGTCAAAGCCAATTCAAATATGAGTCTTCTCAAACATTTGGCTAAGCTTGGCAGTGGGGCAGATTGTGTGAGTATCGGAGAGGTAAAACGAGCGCTGCTTGCAGGTATTCCAAACTATAAAATCATATTCAGCGGTGTCGGAAAGAGAGATGACGAGATAGAAGAGGCACTCTTAAAAGATATTTTATATATCAATATTGAAAGTGAAGCTGAGACTTATAGAGTCGAAGAGATTGCGAAAAAAATTGGAAAAGTGGCTCGTGTCAGTTTCCGTGTCAATCCAAATATCGATCCCAAAACCCATCCATACATCTCAACAGGTCTCCATGAAAACAAATTTGGTGTTGAAATAGAGACGGCCAAAAAGCTCTATCTCTATGCTAAAAATTCTCCCTTTCTCAATCCCGTTGCCATCCATTTTCATATCGGCAGTCAGTTAACAGAGCTCGAACCGATCAAAGAAGCAAGCGCAATTGTTGCCAATTTGGTTCGAAGCCTCCAAAAACTTGACATTGATATCAAATTTTTCGATGTAGGCGGAGGGCTTGGCATTCGATATAAAGATGAAAAGACAATCGAGCCATACGATTATGCCCAGGCCATTCTTTCAACTTTGAGTGGAACAGATATGACAATCGTATGTGAACCTGGCCGATATATTGTTGGTAATGCCGGAGTCTTTTTGACAACAGTACTCTATGAGAAACAAAACGGTAAGAAACGTTTTATCATTGTAGATGGTGCGATGAATGATCTGCTTAGACCAAGTTTGTACAATGCCTATCATGAAGTTGAAGTTGTTGGAAAGAGTGGTGATGAAAGCCTGGCAGATGTAGTAGGTCCAGTTTGTGAGAGTGGAGACTTTTTAGCAAAAAACAGAATGCTTCCTCAAACCGAACATGGAGATATAGTGGTTGTCAAAAGTGCCGGAGCCTACGGTTTTGTTATGGCAAGCAACTACAACACACGCCCTAGACCGGCTGAAGTGGCTATCGAAAATGGTCAGGATAGGCTCATTCGGGAGCGGGAAAGCTTTGAATATATTATCGAAAAAGAGATAAGGTTTATGGTGTGA